A genome region from Cucumis sativus cultivar 9930 chromosome 4, Cucumber_9930_V3, whole genome shotgun sequence includes the following:
- the LOC101223204 gene encoding peroxidase 72, whose protein sequence is MAQSMSSFIVFAFLGLASVTFSHKIGGGSYGGNGGGGYYLYPQFYDHSCPRAQEIVKYVVAKAFAKEARIAASLLRLHFHDCFVKGCDGSILLDSSGTLASEKRSNPNRNSARGFEVIDEIKSALEKECPQTVSCADILAIAARDSTVITGGPSWEVPLGRRDSRGASLSGSNNDIPAPNNTFQTILTKFKRQGLDIVDLVALSGSHTIGNSRCTSFRQRLYNQSGNAQPDPSLDPSYAAELRKRCPRSGGDQNLFFLDFVSPIKFDNYYFKNLLAAKGLLNSDEVLLTKNLQSAELVKTYAENSELFFEQFAKSMVKMGNITPLTGSRGEIRKNCRKVNRK, encoded by the exons ATGGCTCAATCTATGAGCtcttttattgtatttgcTTTTCTTGGCTTGGCTTCGGTTACTTTCTCTCACAAGATTGGCGGTGGCAGCTATGGTGGCAATGGCGGTGGCGGCTACTATTTGTATCCTCAGTTTTATGACCATTCATGTCCAAGAGCTCAAGAGATAGTGAAATACGTAGTGGCTAAGGCTTTTGCAAAGGAAGCTCGTATTGCTGCTTCTTTGCTTAGGCTTCATTTCCATGATTGTTTTGTTAAG gGTTGTGATGGTTCAATATTGTTAGATAGCAGTGGGACACTAGCTAGTGAGAAAAGATCAAATCCAAACAGAAACTCTGCTAGAGGATTTGAAGTGATTGATGAGATCAAATCTGCTTTGGAGAAAGAATGTCCTCAAACTGTTTCTTGTGCTGATATTTTGGCCATTGCTGCCAGAGACTCCACTGTCATT actGGAGGACCAAGCTGGGAAGTTCCATTAGGAAGAAGGGATTCAAGAGGAGCAAGTCTAAGTGGCTCTAATAATGACATTCCTGCTCCTAACAACACTTTCCAAACCATTCTCACCAAGTTCAAGAGACAAGGCCTTGACATAGTTGATCTTGTTGCTCTTTCAG GTAGCCACACCATTGGAAACTCCCGATGCACTAGCTTCAGGCAACGTCTTTACAACCAATCTGGCAATGCCCAGCCTGATCCCTCTCTCGATCCATCATACGCTGCCGAGTTGCGGAAACGATGCCCGAGATCAGGTGGTGACCAGAACCTGTTCTTCCTGGACTTTGTGAGCCCCATCAAGTTTGACAACTACTACTTTAAGAATCTTTTAGCTGCAAAGGGTTTGCTGAACTCAGATGAAGTTCTGTTGACAAAGAACTTGCAATCAGCAGAATTGGTGAAAACATATGCAGAGAATTCTGAGTTGTTTTTTGAGCAATTTGCAAAGTCTATGGTGAAGATGGGAAACATTACTCCTCTAACTGGCTCAAGAGGAGAGATCAGAAAGAACTGCAGGAAAGTTAATAGAAAATAG